The following coding sequences lie in one Arthrobacter sp. SLBN-122 genomic window:
- a CDS encoding 3-hydroxybutyrate dehydrogenase codes for MDNTLNGRKALVTGGASGIGAACVRALAARGAKVVVADVDSAAAATLADEVGGTAWSVDLLDVDALSTLSLDCDILVNNAGIQRISPIEEFDPAEFRRIITLMLEAPFLLIRAALPHMYANKFGRIINVSSVHGIRASPFKSAYVSAKHGLEGLSKVTALEGGEHGVTSNCVNPGYVRTPLVEKQLADQAQVHGIPESEVLAKVMLTESAIKRLVEPEEVASLVSWLASADAGMVTGASYTMDGGWSAR; via the coding sequence ATGGACAACACGTTGAATGGACGCAAGGCGCTGGTCACCGGGGGTGCCAGCGGAATCGGCGCTGCGTGCGTGCGCGCGCTTGCCGCGCGGGGAGCGAAAGTGGTGGTGGCCGACGTCGACTCCGCCGCTGCGGCGACGCTCGCCGATGAGGTGGGCGGCACCGCATGGAGTGTAGACCTGCTGGACGTTGACGCCCTGTCCACCCTCAGCCTGGACTGCGACATCCTGGTGAACAATGCCGGGATCCAGCGCATTAGCCCCATTGAGGAGTTCGATCCCGCGGAGTTCCGCAGGATCATCACCCTGATGCTGGAGGCCCCGTTCCTGTTGATCCGGGCGGCACTGCCGCACATGTATGCCAACAAGTTCGGGCGCATCATCAATGTCTCCTCAGTGCACGGTATCCGTGCCTCCCCGTTCAAGAGCGCGTATGTCTCCGCCAAGCATGGCCTGGAAGGGCTGAGCAAGGTGACGGCGCTGGAGGGCGGGGAGCACGGTGTCACTTCGAACTGCGTGAACCCCGGGTACGTGCGCACGCCGCTGGTGGAAAAGCAGCTCGCGGACCAGGCCCAGGTGCACGGCATTCCCGAATCCGAGGTCCTGGCCAAGGTGATGCTCACTGAGTCCGCCATCAAGCGCCTGGTGGAGCCGGAAGAGGTTGCCTCCCTGGTGTCCTGGCTCGCTTCCGCGGACGCGGGCATGGTCACCGGCGCCAGCTACACCATGGATGGGGGCTGGTCCGCGCGGTAG
- a CDS encoding winged helix-turn-helix transcriptional regulator yields the protein METAAHAAPLPQAFADGVFPAGCPSRTLLDHITSKWGVLILIALSEGDQRWSDLRRRAEGISEKMLAQTLKTLERDGLVSRKAQPVIPPRVDYSLTERGYELSALLVPLVAWAFDNAEEIINGVPGSK from the coding sequence ATGGAAACAGCGGCACACGCGGCCCCCCTCCCCCAGGCCTTTGCCGACGGCGTGTTCCCGGCCGGGTGCCCCAGCCGGACCCTGCTGGACCACATCACCAGCAAATGGGGCGTCCTGATCCTGATCGCGCTGTCCGAGGGTGACCAGCGGTGGAGCGACCTGCGGCGGCGGGCCGAGGGCATCAGCGAAAAAATGCTGGCCCAGACGTTGAAGACGCTGGAGCGTGACGGCCTGGTGAGCCGGAAGGCCCAACCGGTCATCCCGCCCCGGGTGGATTACAGCCTCACGGAGCGGGGCTACGAATTGAGCGCCCTCCTGGTGCCGCTCGTGGCATGGGCATTCGACAACGCCGAGGAGATCATCAACGGAGTTCCAGGGAGCAAGTAA
- a CDS encoding SDR family oxidoreductase — protein sequence MSIVVTGATGQLGRHVLEALLEQGVPAEDIVAAGRSVEKLADFAARGVRVQQMDYADAGSVAAALSGAKRVLLISGSEVGQRVEQHRTVIDAAKAEGVELLAYTSIANADTTSMKLAGEHKATQALLRESGVPFVLLRNGWYLENYTEQLPGTLAQGALAGSAGEGKISGAARADYAHAAAAVLVADDQAGRVYELGGDEAFSMADLASEISAATGKTISYNDLPADDYVGLLTGVGVPEAFAEILADSDLGIARGDLLVSTGDLRKLIGRPTTSLRQAVRSAAASV from the coding sequence GTGAGCATTGTTGTGACAGGCGCCACCGGACAGCTGGGCCGCCACGTTCTTGAAGCCCTCCTGGAACAGGGGGTACCGGCTGAGGATATCGTGGCTGCCGGCCGGTCGGTGGAAAAGCTGGCGGACTTCGCAGCACGCGGGGTACGCGTGCAGCAGATGGACTACGCCGATGCCGGTTCCGTGGCCGCCGCCCTGAGCGGCGCCAAGCGGGTGCTGCTGATCTCCGGCAGCGAAGTGGGACAGCGGGTGGAACAGCACCGCACCGTGATTGATGCCGCCAAGGCCGAAGGCGTGGAGCTGCTGGCCTACACCAGCATCGCCAATGCGGACACCACGTCCATGAAACTGGCCGGCGAACACAAGGCCACGCAGGCACTGCTGCGTGAATCCGGTGTCCCCTTCGTCCTGCTGCGCAACGGCTGGTACCTGGAAAACTACACGGAGCAGCTGCCGGGGACGCTCGCGCAGGGCGCGCTCGCGGGCAGTGCCGGGGAGGGCAAGATCAGCGGCGCCGCACGGGCCGACTACGCCCATGCCGCCGCCGCGGTCCTGGTGGCCGATGACCAGGCGGGCAGGGTCTACGAGCTCGGCGGCGATGAGGCGTTCAGCATGGCGGACCTCGCCTCCGAGATCAGCGCGGCCACCGGAAAGACCATCAGCTACAACGACCTGCCCGCGGACGACTACGTTGGCCTGCTCACCGGCGTTGGCGTGCCGGAGGCGTTCGCAGAGATCCTTGCTGATTCCGATCTCGGCATTGCGCGCGGTGACCTCCTGGTCAGCACCGGCGATCTCCGGAAGCTCATTGGGCGTCCGACGACGTCCCTCCGCCAGGCGGTCCGGTCTGCCGCCGCTTCGGTATAA
- a CDS encoding amino acid permease, whose translation MQPAPTPTRNETAAEQHNPTAVVGHVLNRGLNVRHIRFMALGSAIGTGLFYGSASAIQKAGPAVLLAYIIGGAAVFMVMRALGEMAVRHPVSGSFGQYASRYLGPLAGFITGWTYVFEMAIVAIADVTAFSIYMGFWFPQVDRWIWILAIIFFLAGLNLLSVKVFGELEFWFSFIKVAAIIAMIAGGAAIIVFGFQAGGSTVAPGLGNLVEHGGFLPFGFEGLLASFAVVMFAFGGIETLGITAGEAADPKKVIPKAVNTVPVRVLLFYVLTLGVLMSLFPWDQIGSNGSPFVQIFSGLGIPAAPHILNAVVITAALSAINSDIFGAGRILFGLSNQGHAPAAFGKVSRHGVPWMTVVMMAGILLVGVVLNAVIPEDVFLVIASIATFATVWVWVMILASHVAMKREIARGGLPASEFPSPWWPAASVLTIAFMVLVIAVLGAFEDTRIALYVGAAWLGLLVVAYRLWIKGDGRRRAHLEDQTSPLPVVRTARDGG comes from the coding sequence ATGCAACCAGCTCCAACCCCAACCCGGAACGAAACCGCGGCGGAACAGCACAACCCAACGGCCGTCGTCGGACACGTCCTCAACAGGGGCCTGAACGTGCGGCACATCCGCTTCATGGCCCTGGGATCGGCCATCGGCACCGGTCTCTTCTATGGCTCCGCCTCCGCCATCCAGAAAGCCGGCCCGGCCGTCCTGCTGGCCTACATCATCGGCGGCGCCGCGGTCTTCATGGTGATGCGGGCCTTGGGCGAAATGGCCGTCCGGCACCCGGTCTCCGGCTCCTTCGGCCAGTACGCCAGCCGCTACCTCGGCCCGCTGGCAGGCTTCATCACCGGCTGGACCTACGTGTTCGAAATGGCCATCGTAGCCATCGCGGATGTCACCGCCTTCAGCATCTACATGGGCTTCTGGTTCCCGCAGGTGGACCGGTGGATCTGGATCCTGGCGATCATCTTCTTCCTGGCCGGGCTTAACCTGCTGAGCGTCAAGGTCTTCGGCGAACTCGAGTTCTGGTTTTCGTTCATCAAGGTCGCGGCCATCATTGCCATGATCGCCGGCGGCGCTGCCATCATCGTCTTCGGCTTCCAGGCCGGCGGTTCAACCGTCGCCCCCGGCCTGGGCAACCTCGTGGAACATGGCGGGTTCCTCCCGTTCGGCTTTGAAGGGCTGCTCGCTTCCTTCGCCGTGGTCATGTTCGCCTTCGGCGGGATCGAGACCCTCGGCATCACCGCCGGTGAGGCCGCCGATCCCAAGAAGGTCATCCCCAAGGCAGTCAACACCGTCCCCGTGCGCGTCCTGCTGTTCTACGTCCTCACCCTGGGAGTCCTGATGAGCCTCTTCCCGTGGGACCAGATCGGCAGCAACGGCAGTCCCTTCGTCCAGATTTTCAGCGGGCTGGGCATTCCCGCGGCCCCGCACATCCTGAACGCCGTGGTGATTACCGCCGCGCTCTCCGCCATCAACAGCGACATCTTCGGCGCCGGCCGGATCCTCTTCGGACTCTCCAACCAGGGCCACGCGCCGGCCGCCTTCGGCAAGGTCTCCCGGCACGGCGTCCCCTGGATGACCGTGGTCATGATGGCGGGAATCCTCCTGGTGGGCGTGGTCCTCAACGCCGTCATTCCGGAGGATGTCTTCCTGGTGATCGCCTCGATTGCCACCTTCGCCACGGTGTGGGTTTGGGTGATGATCCTCGCCTCCCATGTCGCGATGAAGCGGGAAATCGCCCGCGGCGGCCTGCCGGCGTCGGAATTCCCTTCCCCGTGGTGGCCTGCCGCGTCGGTCCTCACCATCGCGTTCATGGTGCTCGTGATCGCCGTCCTGGGCGCCTTCGAGGACACCCGGATTGCCCTGTACGTGGGTGCCGCCTGGCTGGGACTGCTGGTGGTGGCATATCGCCTGTGGATCAAAGGTGACGGCCGACGACGGGCCCACCTTGAGGACCAGACGTCACCGCTGCCGGTGGTCAGGACTGCCCGCGACGGCGGGTAG
- a CDS encoding NAD(P)-dependent alcohol dehydrogenase → MMKAMVQDVYGSADVLELRDIARPEPGDGEVLIRVRAAGVDQGVWHLMTGLPYLVRLLGYGLKKPKVPVRGREVAGVVEAAGPGVARFSPGDEVFGTCDGSFAEYVCAKEDKVARKPSALSFEEAAASPISGVTALQAVRDAGQVTVGQKVLILGAGGGVGSFAVQLAKAFGAEVTGVCSTGKVELVRSLGADAVVDYTKTYIADAGKVYDLILDAAGNRPLSFLRRLLAPRGTLVIIGGEGGGKLTGGFERSLVAPLVSLFSGRTFKGLVAKETHLDLESLASLMEAGGVKPAVDKVFPLAEAPAAIRYLHEGRARGKVVLRV, encoded by the coding sequence ATGATGAAAGCAATGGTGCAGGACGTCTATGGATCGGCAGACGTGCTGGAGCTGCGGGACATCGCCCGGCCCGAGCCCGGCGACGGTGAGGTGCTGATCCGGGTGCGGGCAGCGGGTGTGGACCAGGGCGTGTGGCACCTGATGACCGGGCTGCCGTACCTGGTCCGGCTTCTCGGCTACGGCCTGAAGAAGCCGAAAGTTCCCGTCCGCGGCCGGGAAGTGGCCGGTGTTGTGGAAGCCGCGGGGCCCGGGGTGGCCCGCTTTTCTCCCGGGGACGAGGTGTTCGGGACCTGCGACGGATCCTTTGCCGAGTACGTCTGCGCCAAAGAGGACAAGGTGGCCCGCAAGCCTTCCGCTCTCTCCTTTGAAGAAGCGGCGGCTTCGCCAATCTCCGGCGTCACCGCCCTGCAGGCCGTCCGCGACGCCGGCCAGGTCACCGTAGGCCAGAAGGTACTGATCCTTGGCGCGGGCGGGGGAGTGGGCTCCTTTGCAGTCCAGCTGGCCAAGGCCTTTGGAGCAGAGGTGACAGGCGTGTGCAGCACCGGCAAGGTTGAGCTGGTGCGTTCCCTCGGGGCGGACGCCGTCGTGGACTACACCAAGACGTATATCGCGGACGCCGGAAAGGTATACGACCTTATCCTGGACGCGGCCGGCAACCGGCCGCTGTCTTTCCTGCGCCGGTTGCTCGCACCCAGGGGCACCCTGGTGATCATTGGCGGCGAAGGCGGCGGCAAGCTGACCGGAGGATTTGAGCGGTCCCTTGTTGCCCCACTGGTCTCCCTGTTTTCCGGCCGGACGTTCAAGGGGCTTGTGGCAAAGGAAACGCACCTGGATCTGGAGTCTCTTGCATCGCTGATGGAAGCCGGCGGCGTCAAGCCCGCGGTGGACAAAGTCTTCCCCCTTGCCGAAGCGC